A stretch of DNA from Methanogenium sp. S4BF:
AGCACAACATATGAGAATACTGCGGCAACGACGACAAAAGCGATAAGCACAATTGCTGCCTCAAGGCCGGTGAATCCCTCATCTTTATTCCTGTTTTGTTTCATTTTATACCCCCGTGTGTTCGTTATCTCATAACCATGAGAGGAGTTATGATGACCATTTCTTTTTTGGAAGGTATAAATACTCTAATGAGATCGACCTGATGAAAATCTTCAATACAACAGGAAGAAAGAATGCCCTAAAAACTGCGCAATGAGAAGAAAAAAAGATTAGTAGAGAAGATTTACTGCATTAATCTTAGCTGGGATTGTTCTTTTTAGACCAAAAGATGCTCCGGTGGATGGTCTAATTTCAAGATTAAATTCCTGGTTTTCTACCAGTGCTACTTTTGGCTTGGCAAGAATTGTAAATTTATCTTCACCTTCTAAAAGCACATCACTAGTAGTAGCACCTTCAAAGATACTCCAGTTTCCGGTCCCTGGATTGGTTGTACTCACCAGAGTTGGAGACTTATTAAGAATGTCAACATTGGCACTGGTAGCAAATACCATCTGCACCGTGCTGAAGTCAACCGGCGATCCACCTGCTGCAAGACCAAGAGTGAATCGAATCATATCAACTTTAGTTGCACTTGCAGTATCAAGCCCATACACATCGCCAATAACTTCCATACTGGATGATGCCATTTCAACACCGGTATAGACAACTTCCTGTGATTTCTGTGTGGTGAAGAAACCGGCGCCGAGTACTACGTATGAGAATACTGCGGCGACCACAACGAATGCAATGAGCACAATTGCGGCCTCCAGACCGGTGAACCCTTCATCACGGTTCATTATTTTCTGCATTTTTTGCCTCCTTTCTGTTGTTCATCGGAATGATGATTAACAAAGTATATCTCGCAGGTCCAATATATATAAGTTTTGTATATATCCTGCTTTTCACCCCATTATTCTGCCCTATATTTAAACGAACAGGGTAATTGCAAGACTCATCTGCCTATCAGTCACGGTATGCTCCTTAGACTCCATTGGCACATATCACCCGCCTTCCGGAGAGTTATATCCAATATGCTTTAATGCACACATGTCCATTATTTTAGCATGGATAAGAAGGATCTGGCATTCTTTGGAGCGGCGATTGTCATTGTCATCGTCGTTGCCCTCATTGGGAAACCTCTCATGATGGGCGAACCAATACCATTTCTGCCATCAGCGGAACCTTCCGTCAACCCCAATGAACCCCTCCCCATTCCGGCCGTCCTTCCTACAAGAACTCCCAAAGTGACCGAGACACCGGTTCCGACGCCCACACCAGTCTGGGACGGAGAAGTGAAAACGGTCAGTTATGTCGATCCGTCAACATACAATATCGAGACGCCGGAAAAGCTCGTCATGGGCGAGCAGCCGGCCCCCTACCAGCAAAATCGTACGATGACTACCTACGCAGTCATTCAGGGCGAGGCAAGCGGCGTCACAGAAATTGTTGCCATCCCGTCCGGATACTGGGAGATGCATATTACATTTGATCCATGGACGGACAGTCCCATCAACTCATATCTTGAATTCCAGATCCGGAATGCTGAGGACAGGTCTGATTATCAGACATTCAATTCCGTTGATGAAGGCCCCCGTGTATCCAAGGAGGCGGGAGGACAGAACATGTGGGTTATCGAGCGGTACGAAGCCGGCAGCTTTTATTTCGTCATTAACGAACAGCTGCTGAAATCATATACCATAGAGATCCTGATTCCAAAAACGGACATATAATATATGTCCATTTTACGGGACCATAAGGGATAAACTTAAATAAACCACGACAAATGAAAGAGGCCGGATAATCCGGATTCTTCCGGACTATCCCTGATTTTTTATCCGGTGACCTGCAATAAACTCACGTACGAGTTTTGCTGCCACTGCCGCCGTCTGCCCTGCATCAATGGGACATACTTCCATGTAATCAAACGCCTCTGCAAGCGGTCCGATTGTTCTGATGACATCCCGGACATCAAAAGGGGTTATTCCAAACGGCTCCGGGGTGCCGAGGCCGGGAGTAAGACAACAGTCGATAGCATCCGCATCGATGGACAGGTATACACTCCTTCCATTGATCTTTTCAACAATTTCTTTCAGAATATCGGTAATTCCCCGTTCACGGACATAGTCAGCGGAGTAGAGATTCAGGTTTTGTGCGAAGGCAAACTCTTCTTCGGTTCCGCTTCGCGCACCGATAATGAAGATCTCTTTTGCCCCTGCTTCTGAAACCCTGCGGGTGATGCATGCATGATTATAAGGGGTATTCCCAAATTCATCCCGCAGGTCAAGATGCGCATCACAGACCACAAAACATTCAGAACGAAATGCCCGGTACGCGCCAAGGGTGATGCTATGCTCCCCTCCCAGTAGAACAGGAATTTTCCCGTCTGCTGCAATCTCAGCAGTGATCTCAAAAACTGCATCAACGACATCCTCAGGAAGCGAGGGGACTTCCAGATTGCCGAGATCATGAATTTCTGCTTCGCTCAGCGAATATTGATATTCAGGGAGATACTGTTCAAAATTATAACTGACCTTCCGTATTGCATCCGGACCATGCCGCGTGCCTGCTGCAAATGATGTGGTACCGTCATAGGGCACCCCGAAAATAACATACCGTGCATCTTCATACGGGGTTTCGGCATCCGCAAAAAGATTGTTGGTAAAATATTGCATGTTGGATATCAGGCTTTAGATATCGAGTTTGCGCTTTCCCAGTGATGCAATGATGGGGATCTCCGCTCCTGCTTCAATGCTTTTGAGCTGTTCGTCAGTGACGTCAAGGTCAAACATTTCGTAGTCCTTGATATCCATGAACTGAACGGTATTGCCTGCGATGGAGATAACCTGCGCGCTTTTCCGCTCGACGATGGGGACATAGGTTTTTGCTGATACCGGCTGAACAATCGAGCGCTTCATCCCGTCAAAGATGCCGACGACATCAATTCGTGCCTTTGCGGCGCCGTGTTTTCCGGGTTTTGATGTTGCAATTGAAAGAATCTTGCAGGGTTCATCATCAACAACTACATATCTGCCTTCTTTCAGTTTTCCTATTTCGGTCTGTTGTTTACTCATGATGATCAATCTCGGAATAGATATCTCGGTAAAATTAAATAAATACAATGGTAATGTCCACGTAATAACAGGTTCAGGTATGAGTTTTTTTTCACTATTCGACGAGATTACGTCAGCAGTATCAGATGCCATCACCGATATTGCAGGTACACCGGATGCCGGAATAATTGTTGAAATGGGAGCAGACGGTACACCGACAAAGGCAATTGACAAAATTGCAGAAGATGTCATTCTCTCCTCTCTTCGTACCGCTGAAGCATGCGGCGAGGTTATCAGTGAAGAAGCAGGCAGATGCCGTGTCTCTGATGCAGACGGCATCATCATTCTTGACCCGATAGATGGCACCTATAACGCAATCCATGGAATTCCCTATTATGCAATCTCTGCAGGATATATGGAAAATGGGGAGGTTATTGCTGCATATATCAGCAATCTGGGATTTCACGAGGTATTTACCGCTGAGAAAAATGGTGGTGCCTTTCTGAACAGAAAACCCATACGGGTCTCTGCTGTTGACACGCTTGATACCGCCACGTTCAGTCTGTATGGTAAGCGGCACCATATCGATTCGGTGATGGAGATCGCAGGTACTGTCAGGCGGTGGCGCCATCTTGGTGCGTCTGCCCTCGAACTTGCCTATATCGGATGCGGAAGAATCGATGGGTTTGTCGATATGCGCGGAACGCTCAGATATACCGATGCAGCCGCAGGCATGCTAATATGCGAGGAGGCAGGCGGCAGGGTTACCTCTGCCGTGGGTGAACCGGTCGCATTCTCTGAAGACGTCAGAGAGGGGAGAACGCTGGTCGCTACCAACGGGTTATTGCAGGACGAAATTATCCGCTGCCTGGAGCACTCTGCATGAAGATCAAAATTATTCCGCGTCCGGATGATGTCCGTGCTGTCAGGTATGCACGAGAGCTTGGGGTAAAATTTCTAAATGATGGTCAGACGATCTGGTTTGAACAGGGGAACCCACTCAATGAGTCATTCCACCTGTCTCCCCTGACGGATGCGGATGCCGATATTGCCGTTGTTATCGGAGGAGATGGATCGGTTCTTCATGCAGTGCAGTCGATGAAGCCCCAGGTGCCTCTCGTCGGCATCAATTTTGGGAGGGTGGGGTTCCTTGCAGACCTTGAATCCGATGAGGCATACGCGTTTATCGCACAGTTGCACCCGGAAACCATGGAAACCGAAGCCCGAATGCGCGTGGAAATTTCTGTGGATGGAAAAATATGCGGCTGTGCACTCAATGAGGCTGTTATTGTCACAGAACGTCCGGCAAAAATGCTTCAGTTTTCCATCATTGTAGATGGCATCCCGGTGGAGGAATTCCGTTCCGACGGACTCATCATCAGTACACCCACCGGGTCAACCGCATATGCAATGAGTGCCGGAGGCCCGATTGTTGACCCGAAAGTGAAAGGCTTTCTGCTCGTTCCCCTGGCACCGTTTATGCTCTCTTCGCGCCCCCATCTCATTTCAAGCGAACGCAACCTCGCGGTTCAGCTGGATAGCGATAAACCGGCAAGCCTTGTGATTGACGGCCAGTATGCAGGAGAATTGCATAATGAATCCCTGATTACCGTTACCGCATCCCCGGAACCGGCACTCTTCATCAATGTCAGGAAAAATTTCTTCACGAAAGTGGACCGGAAACTCAGGACGTTATAGCGATACCAGAGTCTTTCTCCCTTTTTTTGTCAGTGACATAATATTTATCATTCTCCCGACTGATGTGAGACTGTATTGGAATAGCTGGTGAAACAATGATCGATGAAAACAAAATGGACCTTAATTATCAGGAAATTGCAGATGCATTTAAGATGGCCGGTATATCCGGTTCCCCTGTCGCGGTGAAATTTGCAAAAACCGAAGAGGGGATTCCTGATGGCGTGGAGGAGATCTCAGAAGCCGTCCGTCACTGTAAGATGGTAAGTATGGCACGGACCGAGGGGAGCATTCTCTTTGCACGTGCAGACAAGCACCAGTGTATGGGTGGTGCATGGGCCCTTGGCCTGAGGGAACTCTCTCCCACCCTGAAATCCGGCGAATTTTATTTCAAACTGGGCAAATTTGCATCCTGGGCCGGATGCATGCGGACGATTGACTCGGTGCCTCATGTCCATCCGCCGGGTGGTGAGGAAGTCAGCACCTATGCAACCGTCTATGCACCTCTGGAGAAAACACCCTTTGACCCGCATGTTGTCATCATCATGGCACAGCCTCTCGTCATGCTGAAGATTGCGCAGGCAGTTCTTTACAAAACCGGCGGGCGCATCCATACCAATATGTCGGGAATACAGTCAGTGTGTGCAGACACCTGCGCCTATCCGTACATGTCCGGTGAAGTAAATTTTTCACTCGGATGCGATGGATCACGAAAGTTTTCGGGCATTGCTGACGACCTGATGGTAATGGGAATCCCTGCCGAACTGATAAAAGATGTTGCAGATGCCTTACCGGTAATTCTGGGTGCTGCAGGTTCAAAGAAATAAGGATGAAACGGCCAGGTTTCAGACTTCTGATGAGAGATCACGATGTGATTTCTCTCCAGAATACATCATTCTTTTTTTATCGTGCTCAGAATTCGTTCACATGCATCTTCTACTGCCCGCTCCATTTCAGGACTCATCGAATCAGAGAACTCTTCAACTGTCCCTGCCTCTATCCCAATAATTGTTATCTGCGGACAGATACCCAGTTCTTCAGCAATATTTACTGCATCAAGCACCCCGATATCAGATAACGAGAGCGGGAAAAATTCGTTGGAGGGCGGTTTTGAAAAGACCATAATCTCTCCGATATGCGTCCCATATCCTGTTGTTGCATCGACCAGAATGATGTGGTCATATCCTTCCATCATCGGGATCAGGCCCAGTCCGCCAACACCACCCTCAATGACATCTATCTCCGGATGGATTTCATGCAGCATGTCAATGACACGGACACCTACCGCATCGTTTCCCATCAATGGGTTGCCACAGCCGATCACCCGCACACGTTTATTGCTCATCTAAATCTTCCTGATGATTCCGGCACCCACCGAATTTGAAAACAACTCTCCATCCAATAGTATAATGCTTATCCCTTTTGGCGTTCAACAGAAAGAACAAGAGGGAGATATAATTGCAGGTTTCAATGAAACTGGAAATGAAAGATTCACCCGGACAGCTGGTCTCTGTTATACAGCCAATATCAGATATTGGTGGCAATAT
This window harbors:
- a CDS encoding archaellin/type IV pilin N-terminal domain-containing protein; the encoded protein is MQKIMNRDEGFTGLEAAIVLIAFVVVAAVFSYVVLGAGFFTTQKSQEVVYTGVEMASSSMEVIGDVYGLDTASATKVDMIRFTLGLAAGGSPVDFSTVQMVFATSANVDILNKSPTLVSTTNPGTGNWSIFEGATTSDVLLEGEDKFTILAKPKVALVENQEFNLEIRPSTGASFGLKRTIPAKINAVNLLY
- the speB gene encoding agmatinase; amino-acid sequence: MQYFTNNLFADAETPYEDARYVIFGVPYDGTTSFAAGTRHGPDAIRKVSYNFEQYLPEYQYSLSEAEIHDLGNLEVPSLPEDVVDAVFEITAEIAADGKIPVLLGGEHSITLGAYRAFRSECFVVCDAHLDLRDEFGNTPYNHACITRRVSEAGAKEIFIIGARSGTEEEFAFAQNLNLYSADYVRERGITDILKEIVEKINGRSVYLSIDADAIDCCLTPGLGTPEPFGITPFDVRDVIRTIGPLAEAFDYMEVCPIDAGQTAAVAAKLVREFIAGHRIKNQG
- a CDS encoding translation initiation factor IF-5A, with the protein product MSKQQTEIGKLKEGRYVVVDDEPCKILSIATSKPGKHGAAKARIDVVGIFDGMKRSIVQPVSAKTYVPIVERKSAQVISIAGNTVQFMDIKDYEMFDLDVTDEQLKSIEAGAEIPIIASLGKRKLDI
- a CDS encoding bifunctional fructose-bisphosphatase/inositol-phosphate phosphatase, which encodes MSFFSLFDEITSAVSDAITDIAGTPDAGIIVEMGADGTPTKAIDKIAEDVILSSLRTAEACGEVISEEAGRCRVSDADGIIILDPIDGTYNAIHGIPYYAISAGYMENGEVIAAYISNLGFHEVFTAEKNGGAFLNRKPIRVSAVDTLDTATFSLYGKRHHIDSVMEIAGTVRRWRHLGASALELAYIGCGRIDGFVDMRGTLRYTDAAAGMLICEEAGGRVTSAVGEPVAFSEDVREGRTLVATNGLLQDEIIRCLEHSA
- a CDS encoding NAD(+)/NADH kinase; this translates as MKIKIIPRPDDVRAVRYARELGVKFLNDGQTIWFEQGNPLNESFHLSPLTDADADIAVVIGGDGSVLHAVQSMKPQVPLVGINFGRVGFLADLESDEAYAFIAQLHPETMETEARMRVEISVDGKICGCALNEAVIVTERPAKMLQFSIIVDGIPVEEFRSDGLIISTPTGSTAYAMSAGGPIVDPKVKGFLLVPLAPFMLSSRPHLISSERNLAVQLDSDKPASLVIDGQYAGELHNESLITVTASPEPALFINVRKNFFTKVDRKLRTL
- a CDS encoding DUF169 domain-containing protein → MIDENKMDLNYQEIADAFKMAGISGSPVAVKFAKTEEGIPDGVEEISEAVRHCKMVSMARTEGSILFARADKHQCMGGAWALGLRELSPTLKSGEFYFKLGKFASWAGCMRTIDSVPHVHPPGGEEVSTYATVYAPLEKTPFDPHVVIIMAQPLVMLKIAQAVLYKTGGRIHTNMSGIQSVCADTCAYPYMSGEVNFSLGCDGSRKFSGIADDLMVMGIPAELIKDVADALPVILGAAGSKK
- a CDS encoding hydrogenase maturation protease encodes the protein MSNKRVRVIGCGNPLMGNDAVGVRVIDMLHEIHPEIDVIEGGVGGLGLIPMMEGYDHIILVDATTGYGTHIGEIMVFSKPPSNEFFPLSLSDIGVLDAVNIAEELGICPQITIIGIEAGTVEEFSDSMSPEMERAVEDACERILSTIKKE